CTGGCTGGCATGGGGATCGCCCACGGAAAACAGAGCGCCGGGCACCGCTACGGGATAGTAGAGTGTCGCGCCCTTGCCGATCCGCCAGTTGTCGATATTGCCGCCGGTGTAGCTCGGCGGGATCGTGTTCACCCGGTCGGCCTCCGCGGGCGCGACGCCCATGGTGCCAAAATGCGGGCGGATCGGGACGCGGATCCCCTTCAAGACCTCGAAGGTCTTCTGCGTCTTGGCATGGTCCACCGGCAGGCCGGGATAGTCGATGGTCGGGTGGGAGACGCCGAACGGATCGGTCACCCCCGGCCAGCGGAAGCTGTAGACCGCCCGCGCCCAGTCACGCTCTCCGGTGGCGTCCACCTCATAGATCGTGACGACCTCCCGGGGCTTATCGCCGGTGATAAGATCGTTGTAGTGATAGCCCCACCACGCCGCCGCGTTGCTGCCGAAGGCGAGCCCCTTGTACTTAGGGTTGGCGCAGGGTCGCGGCGCAACGTCGAGGATGCGTACCTCCAGCACGTCCCCGGGCTCGGCGCCCCGGATCGCCACCGGGCCGGTGCAGATATGCACGCCGAGGCCACCACCGGGGCCAGTCTTAGCGTCCAGGGCACCGGCGCCGCGGGGCGAGACGCCCATCTTGTCCTTCGTCCAGAGATAGACGCTCTCGGCGCCCGGATCGCCCTGGATCATCCGCTCGGCATCGTCGCTCGCCTGATGGGTGAGCGTCTCGATGGTGACGAAGTCGCCGGATGCGATCTCGACCTGCGGCTTGAGGCTCCGGCTGAAGAAGCCCCAGTGCACGGTCTCCGCGTTGGCCGGCAGGTGATAATGCGCGGTCGCGGCGATCTTCGCGCCGCTCGCCTGGGCGAGGGCCGGGCTCACCAGCGACGGGCCGCCGGCCGCGAAGGCCGCGGCCGCGCTAGTCGCCGCGAAGCTGCTCTTCAGGAAGGCCCGCCGTTCCGGTTCAAGATCCTTCTGGAACCTACGCCGGTGCTTCTCGAAGGCGTGGCAAGTCGGATCGTCGCCGGCGCACATGGCTCATCTCCCGAGGTTTGGCCAAGGGGACGGGGAAGCAAGTCGACGGCCACGCCTGCAGCCGTCACGCGGCATGCTCACTCCGAGATCATGCCGACGCCGCCCTCCTCGCTCTTGGCCGGAGCCGACGGATCCGCTTGGGCCTCAACCACCGCCGCGGCGGTCACATTGACGATGCCGCGGGCGGTGACCGAAG
The sequence above is drawn from the Methylobacterium mesophilicum SR1.6/6 genome and encodes:
- a CDS encoding acetamidase/formamidase family protein; protein product: MCAGDDPTCHAFEKHRRRFQKDLEPERRAFLKSSFAATSAAAAFAAGGPSLVSPALAQASGAKIAATAHYHLPANAETVHWGFFSRSLKPQVEIASGDFVTIETLTHQASDDAERMIQGDPGAESVYLWTKDKMGVSPRGAGALDAKTGPGGGLGVHICTGPVAIRGAEPGDVLEVRILDVAPRPCANPKYKGLAFGSNAAAWWGYHYNDLITGDKPREVVTIYEVDATGERDWARAVYSFRWPGVTDPFGVSHPTIDYPGLPVDHAKTQKTFEVLKGIRVPIRPHFGTMGVAPAEADRVNTIPPSYTGGNIDNWRIGKGATLYYPVAVPGALFSVGDPHASQGDSELCGTAIECSLTGTFQFILHKKTDLPGTPLEALDFPMIETRDDWVLSGFSYPNYLRDLGPEAQSVIFQKSSIDLAMRDAFRKMRQFLMHAKGLTEDEAISLMSVAVDFGITQVVDGNWGVHAVVKKAIFSDRVA